The DNA segment CTACTAGAGAAATCAAAAAAGTAGATGAAAATGTACCTATCATTGCACAAACTGCACACGTGATGTCGGGCGAAAGAGAAAAATGCCTGGAAGCTGGTTGCGACGATTATCTGGCTAAACCAATCAGACTACAAATTTTAATGGAAACATTATCGAAATACTTAAACAAGTAAATTCGAAAAAAAGATTCAGAGGCCTCTATTTTTGTTGAGGCCTTTTTTTTTGCAAAAAATCATTGCTATTATCCTTTGACCGAAACTTTCTGGATCATGAATAAAATCACTTCCGGTATATAATCAAAATCTACTCTTATTTCGTCCGGTACTCACCCATCCCCAATGCCCCACAAAGGGATCACGCACAAATGTTGGATCTGTTGAAAAATAAGTATTTATTTAGGTATTAAACAGTCATTTACAATCAGCAAACTCCTTGGTTTCAAAAATATCGAAAGCCTTGTCTTTGAAGCTTTCATATGATTATAATTTGTCTTTCAATGGTCATATGGAACTCCCGATGAATTTTAATCATTCTTCTGTGTGTATTTTAGAATGCTAAAATTCATGTTCGTTTCTTATCAAAGACAGAAAAAACAGTCGTTTTCTTGCAGCCACTAAATAGAAACGGATAAAATAAATTGTGAAAGAAGTACTATCATCGGAGCTACCGGCGGCTCTATTTTTACCAGAAGGGATATTAAGTGGAAGAGTTGTTGTAGTCGTAAAGTTGGCTAGCTGAAGGGGATGAGGTATTGTACTATTTCTGTATCAGTTGTGCATCCTCTCGTTACCGCTGCCTTAGACCTTTCTAATCTTGAAAACATATTCAAGTAAAAACATAGAGGGTTGCAATTTTTCCATAACCATATTTCATAATTCTCAATAACAAAAATGAAAAAAGCCATTCTGCAATGCAAAATGGCTTTCCCTGTTTGTTTGAAAATGTATCTCGTATAAGTTTATACTATATTATTCGGCAACTACATCGAAGTTAACCTCAACTTTCACCTCACGATGAAGTTTGATAGTCGCCACATATTTACCAATTTCTTTCACTTGGTCTTCTTTAATAGAAATATTCTTACGCTCAACAGTATAACCTTCTTTCTCTAATGCCTCTGCAATTTGAATAGTATTTACAGAACCAAATATTTTTCCGGTTGTACTTGTTTTGGCACCAAGAGTCAATGAAAGACCTTCCATTTTTTTGGCTACCTCAAGCGCATCGTTCTTAATTTTCTCTTCTTTATGAGCTCTCTGGCGCATATTCTCCTCATGTACTTTGATAGCAGAAGGAGTAGCCAAAACCGCAAGCCCTTGTGGAATAAGGTAGTTTCTACCATATCCATTCTTAACCTTTACCACTTCATTCTTGTGACCAAGGTTGGCAATGTCATCTTTTAATATTACATCCATTTTTTGTCCTCCTTTTTTATTTCATCAAGTCAGTAACATAAGGCAACAATGCAATGTGGCGAGCACGCTTAACAGCTGTTGCAACTTTTCTTTGATACTTTAAAGATGTACCAGTTAAACGACGAGGAAGAATTTTACCTTGCTCGTTCAAGAATTTCTTAAGAAACTCAGGATCTTTGTAATCAACATACTTGATCTTGTTTTTCTTAAAACGACAGTACTTTTTCTTTTTGATCTCAACCGATGGAGGAGTTAAATATCTGATTTCACTTTGATTTTGTGCCATGGCTTATTTCTCCTTTTTTTCTTTGATGGTTTTTCTTCTTTTCTCACTGTAAGCAACTGCATATTTATCCATCTTGAATGTCAAGAAACGAATAACACGCTCGTCACGACGAAAAGCAAGCTCTAGCTTGGCGATTGCATCAGGTTGTACTTTAAAGTCGAACAAGTTATAAAAACCTGTCGATTTTTTTTGGATAGGATACGCTAACTTACGTAGCCCCCAATTCTCTTCGTTTACCATTTCACCTCCGTTTTCTGTAATCACAGAACGGAATTTTTCAACCGCTTCCTTCATCTGTACATCAGACAAAACGGGAGTCAAAATGAAAACGGCTTCATAATGATTCAACATAATTATACTAATTAAATTAATAAATGCGGCCGCAAAAGTAGCTATTTTATTGCAGAGTACAAATGTTTTGACCGGAAATATTTACAAGCAATTAGATAATAGCACATCAGCCATATGGAGCTAAGCAAACCTGGTTCAGCACAAAAAAGGATAACCTGCCCCGATTATTTCGGTAAAGACAAATCCCAATACTGAAAAAGAAAATTCAATGGGAAGTCAAAAGATAATTGAATATATCTTTGTTTTTAATACATATGAAACAAAGAGATATTACTGATTGTGGGGCAGCCTGTCTGGCTTCTGTTGCAACCCACTACAAACTTAAATTACCTGTTTCTAGGATCCGTCAGATGGCCGGTACTGATAAAAAAGGAACCAATGTATTGGGATTAATAAAAGCAGCTGAAAAAATGGGATTTACAGCCAAAGGGGTAAAAGGTGGCGTTGACGCCTTGCCCAAAATTCCATTGCCAGCTATTGCCCATGTTGTTGTAAAGGAAGTATTACATCATTATATTGTTATTTATAAGGTTTCGAAAGAAAAGGTGGAATATATGGATCCCGGTGATGGTTCAATCCACAAACAAAGTATTGAAGAGTTTAATAAACAATGGACAGGTG comes from the Saccharicrinis fermentans DSM 9555 = JCM 21142 genome and includes:
- the rplI gene encoding 50S ribosomal protein L9; the encoded protein is MDVILKDDIANLGHKNEVVKVKNGYGRNYLIPQGLAVLATPSAIKVHEENMRQRAHKEEKIKNDALEVAKKMEGLSLTLGAKTSTTGKIFGSVNTIQIAEALEKEGYTVERKNISIKEDQVKEIGKYVATIKLHREVKVEVNFDVVAE
- the rpsF gene encoding 30S ribosomal protein S6, with the protein product MLNHYEAVFILTPVLSDVQMKEAVEKFRSVITENGGEMVNEENWGLRKLAYPIQKKSTGFYNLFDFKVQPDAIAKLELAFRRDERVIRFLTFKMDKYAVAYSEKRRKTIKEKKEK
- the rpsR gene encoding 30S ribosomal protein S18 translates to MAQNQSEIRYLTPPSVEIKKKKYCRFKKNKIKYVDYKDPEFLKKFLNEQGKILPRRLTGTSLKYQRKVATAVKRARHIALLPYVTDLMK